One part of the Sphingobium yanoikuyae genome encodes these proteins:
- a CDS encoding TolC family protein — protein MQAFRGRLPRIAVSGAVVATCLMAGGTAASAQVAPPFAELFRQTSEAPRQLELEAEVDRAEGLARQARAYPNPTVSVMTENVGGQRPYNRFGRAENTLQVNQPLELFGKRSARIAAGEAGVVAAQARTRDGRLSYAYELARAYAGAEVSDRRIGLAEDELEEAEADLKAARALVEAGKEARLRGLQAETEVNSLRAVVDTAKAERVGAYSRLTALSGQSVSYSTLAEPMLDRLAPMKGQGPIDPTQTAPYLAAKADAEAAARRVTSAKRQAIPDVTVSVGVRRLEVDNANALLAAVSVPFPLFDRNRGNIDAAQAELRGAQAREAATRLEAEAAIQASLALNEAADARAAAADRTLSTAEESYRLARIAYEAGKSPLIELLAARHGLGAARGVVLDARAAQFDARASLARLEGRTITGEPVQ, from the coding sequence ATGCAAGCCTTTCGAGGCCGGCTGCCGCGTATTGCGGTATCCGGCGCGGTCGTTGCGACCTGCCTTATGGCGGGTGGCACGGCTGCAAGCGCGCAAGTCGCGCCACCATTTGCCGAGCTTTTTCGGCAAACCAGCGAAGCGCCACGTCAATTGGAGCTCGAAGCCGAAGTAGATCGAGCCGAAGGATTGGCACGGCAGGCACGCGCCTATCCCAATCCGACCGTGAGCGTCATGACGGAGAATGTGGGCGGGCAACGCCCTTACAACCGCTTCGGTCGTGCGGAAAACACGCTCCAGGTAAACCAGCCGCTTGAGCTGTTCGGAAAGCGCTCCGCTCGCATTGCGGCAGGCGAAGCAGGCGTGGTCGCTGCTCAGGCGCGTACGCGTGACGGGCGGCTGTCCTATGCATATGAACTGGCGCGTGCCTATGCTGGCGCTGAAGTCTCCGATCGCAGGATCGGGCTGGCTGAAGATGAACTGGAAGAAGCAGAAGCGGATCTTAAGGCCGCCCGCGCTCTGGTTGAAGCGGGCAAGGAAGCTCGGCTTCGTGGCCTTCAGGCTGAAACCGAAGTGAATTCGCTGAGGGCTGTCGTCGATACGGCCAAAGCAGAGCGGGTTGGCGCCTATTCCCGCCTGACTGCGCTCAGTGGTCAGTCGGTGTCTTACTCGACTCTTGCCGAACCCATGTTGGACCGGCTGGCGCCGATGAAGGGGCAGGGGCCGATCGACCCGACGCAGACGGCTCCTTATCTGGCAGCGAAAGCTGACGCAGAAGCTGCCGCGCGGCGCGTAACATCCGCCAAGCGGCAGGCCATTCCTGACGTGACGGTGTCCGTCGGCGTTAGACGGCTTGAGGTCGATAACGCGAATGCTCTACTGGCAGCTGTGAGCGTGCCATTCCCGCTCTTCGACAGGAATCGCGGCAACATCGATGCCGCGCAGGCTGAACTGCGCGGCGCGCAGGCACGGGAGGCGGCAACCCGGTTGGAGGCCGAGGCTGCAATCCAGGCTTCGCTTGCCCTCAACGAAGCGGCAGACGCCAGAGCAGCGGCTGCGGATAGAACGCTATCCACGGCTGAAGAAAGCTATCGGCTTGCACGTATCGCCTATGAAGCGGGGAAGTCCCCGCTGATCGAATTGCTAGCTGCACGCCATGGCCTGGGAGCTGCTCGCGGCGTGGTGCTCGATGCCCGCGCTGCCCAGTTCGATGCCCGCGCCAGCCTTGCACGGCTTGAGGGCCGCACCATTACCGGAGAACCCGTCCAATGA
- a CDS encoding metal-sensing transcriptional repressor yields the protein MADHQHETHPAIIKRLNRAGGHLRSIVTMIEEGRSCVEIAQQLQAVESAIVNAKKTLINDHIDHCLSHSQDSGGVSKAVEEFRAISRYL from the coding sequence ATGGCTGATCATCAGCACGAGACGCACCCTGCGATCATAAAGCGATTGAACCGCGCTGGCGGCCACCTGCGCAGCATCGTAACAATGATCGAAGAAGGACGCTCCTGCGTCGAGATCGCTCAGCAGTTGCAAGCAGTCGAGAGTGCGATCGTCAACGCCAAGAAGACCCTGATCAACGACCATATCGATCATTGCCTCAGCCATAGCCAGGATAGCGGCGGCGTCTCCAAGGCTGTTGAAGAATTCCGGGCAATCTCACGATATCTGTAA
- a CDS encoding MFS transporter, translating into MLSVLSNRTYRHLFLAQVVALVGTGLATVALGLLAYDIAGGSAGAVLGTALAIKMIAYIGVAPVVGAFADRLPRRAFLVTMDVLRAAVAICLPFVSEIWQIYVLIFVLQSASAAFTPTFQATIPDVLPEERDYTKALALSRLAYDMESLTSPMLAAALLTVINFHWLFSGTAVGFVGSAILVLSTTLPRALNRKEVRTGIYAKTTRGMRIYLKTPRLRGLLALTFASAAASSMVIVNTVVIVRDQLGLGQRDVAFTLAAFGGGSILAALGLPRILDRISDRSIMITAAAVLAWGLAIMGALTHWFGSSSNYWSILLAGWFVLGMAYSMSVTPSGRLLKRSANAEDRPALFAAQFALSHGSWLICYPLAGQLGARENQVMTFIAMSIIAHFGVIAAYLLWPSADPDELPHDHVDLDADHPHLRDKHGQSAGHAYVIDDLHQHWPRS; encoded by the coding sequence ATGCTTTCGGTGTTGAGCAATCGGACATACCGTCACCTGTTCCTGGCGCAGGTGGTGGCTTTGGTCGGAACCGGGCTGGCTACGGTCGCGCTGGGGCTGCTCGCCTATGACATTGCCGGCGGATCGGCAGGCGCAGTGCTGGGGACCGCGCTGGCCATCAAGATGATCGCCTATATTGGTGTGGCTCCCGTCGTAGGCGCCTTTGCCGACAGGCTGCCGCGTCGCGCCTTTCTCGTCACGATGGATGTGCTGCGCGCCGCCGTCGCGATCTGCCTGCCGTTCGTCAGCGAGATCTGGCAGATCTACGTCCTGATCTTCGTGCTTCAGTCTGCTTCGGCAGCGTTCACGCCCACTTTTCAGGCGACCATTCCCGATGTTCTGCCGGAAGAGCGCGACTATACCAAGGCGCTCGCCCTGTCGCGGCTGGCTTATGATATGGAAAGCCTGACGAGCCCGATGCTCGCGGCTGCCTTGCTGACTGTCATCAACTTCCACTGGTTATTCTCGGGCACGGCGGTCGGTTTCGTCGGTTCGGCCATTCTGGTCCTGTCGACCACCTTGCCTCGAGCGCTTAACCGTAAGGAAGTGCGCACCGGCATTTATGCCAAGACCACCAGGGGTATGCGGATTTACCTCAAGACGCCACGGCTGCGCGGCCTTCTCGCCTTGACCTTTGCGTCGGCGGCGGCGAGTTCGATGGTGATCGTCAACACTGTCGTCATTGTCCGGGACCAGCTTGGCCTTGGCCAGCGGGACGTTGCCTTCACACTAGCAGCCTTTGGTGGAGGCTCTATCCTCGCTGCGCTGGGGTTGCCCCGTATTCTCGACCGCATATCCGACCGCTCGATCATGATCACTGCCGCAGCAGTGCTGGCTTGGGGGCTTGCGATCATGGGTGCCCTCACGCACTGGTTCGGCAGTTCTTCCAACTATTGGTCCATACTGCTCGCGGGTTGGTTCGTCCTGGGTATGGCCTATTCGATGAGCGTCACCCCGTCGGGACGGCTATTGAAACGGTCGGCCAATGCGGAAGATCGGCCTGCACTCTTTGCGGCGCAGTTTGCCCTGAGCCACGGAAGCTGGTTGATCTGCTATCCGCTTGCTGGCCAGCTTGGCGCGAGAGAAAATCAGGTAATGACGTTCATTGCCATGTCGATCATCGCGCATTTTGGTGTGATCGCTGCTTATTTGCTGTGGCCGAGCGCGGATCCTGACGAACTTCCACATGATCACGTCGATCTTGATGCAGACCATCCCCACCTTCGGGACAAACATGGCCAAAGCGCTGGCCACGCCTATGTGATCGACGATCTTCATCAGCATTGGCCAAGATCATGA
- a CDS encoding efflux RND transporter periplasmic adaptor subunit has protein sequence MKSDNKLYAGAAVGLILAALAGFGVARMTAPSAPVAEESAVEAEAQPADTVEITADGIKTSAISVEAVSGSSLSGIVMASATVEATPDAEAVLTARAPGTVTRIFKRIGDTVQAGEAIALVESRDASAIAADRGTAAARATLAARQLAREKSLLAQGVSARADYETAEANLAVARAEARQADAAARAARVAGDGRSVSVVSSVSGRITSATASLGSFVQAETELFRVADPRSIQIEAAVPVADAGRVKAGDRVELTTSDGQKVEGRVRSATGVVDAQTRQATVVITPSGGGSVIAPGQLVQARIFASGGQGASGVTVPQDAVQTVGERTVVFVRTPKGFKAQTVQVASRSGGMVAIAAGLKAGQQIATTNAFLLKAELEKESAE, from the coding sequence ATGAAGTCCGACAACAAACTCTATGCCGGCGCTGCGGTCGGCCTCATTCTGGCGGCACTAGCCGGCTTCGGCGTGGCCCGCATGACAGCGCCCAGCGCACCGGTGGCTGAGGAAAGCGCTGTGGAAGCAGAGGCCCAGCCTGCCGATACCGTGGAAATTACTGCGGACGGCATCAAGACCTCGGCAATCTCGGTCGAAGCCGTCTCCGGCTCCAGTCTCTCGGGGATCGTCATGGCGAGCGCCACGGTCGAAGCTACGCCTGATGCCGAGGCTGTTCTAACCGCGCGAGCGCCAGGCACGGTGACGCGCATCTTCAAGCGTATCGGTGATACGGTTCAGGCCGGTGAGGCGATCGCGCTGGTGGAAAGTCGTGATGCCTCGGCAATCGCGGCCGATCGTGGGACTGCGGCGGCGCGCGCGACGCTGGCTGCGCGGCAATTGGCCCGCGAGAAGAGCCTGCTGGCGCAAGGTGTATCGGCGCGGGCGGACTATGAAACGGCCGAAGCCAATCTGGCGGTAGCCCGGGCCGAAGCGCGCCAGGCGGACGCGGCTGCGCGTGCAGCAAGAGTTGCTGGCGATGGCCGGTCCGTATCTGTCGTCAGTTCGGTCTCTGGCCGGATTACATCGGCAACGGCAAGTCTGGGTTCGTTCGTCCAGGCGGAGACTGAACTATTTCGGGTCGCAGATCCGCGCAGCATCCAGATTGAGGCTGCGGTTCCTGTGGCTGACGCTGGCCGGGTAAAGGCTGGCGATCGGGTGGAACTCACGACGTCCGACGGCCAGAAGGTGGAAGGGCGTGTGCGCTCGGCGACCGGTGTTGTCGACGCGCAGACCCGGCAAGCCACGGTCGTCATCACTCCGAGCGGCGGTGGCAGCGTGATCGCTCCAGGACAGCTTGTGCAGGCACGTATCTTCGCCAGCGGTGGTCAGGGTGCGAGCGGTGTCACGGTGCCACAGGATGCGGTCCAGACAGTCGGCGAACGGACAGTGGTTTTTGTTCGCACGCCCAAGGGCTTCAAGGCACAGACCGTTCAGGTCGCCAGTCGCAGTGGCGGCATGGTTGCGATTGCGGCTGGCCTGAAGGCGGGGCAGCAGATCGCGACGACCAACGCCTTCCTCCTCAAGGCTGAGCTTGAGAAGGAGTCGGCAGAATGA
- a CDS encoding ATP-grasp domain-containing protein: MSWMPDIVRRTGAMALFAVSEADLLQLASGPKYIGKCEVLTPRLEQLQRALSKSDTLSEARKLGFDVPQTWQPRAGEDFAARIAEQSFPAIAKWDNPNDILPLLEEAGLKWEKAEFVSNAGQLDRLLDRFQTIGRWPLIQSYCDGVGLGQMLYMRRDRATLRFQHVRLHEWPPEGGVSTLCYNEPLHQHQAQMKLSERLLQELEWEGPAMVEYRYDAARKRYWLMEVNGRYWGSLPLTRHCDTLFAWEAYRRSVLGQVVDAPVGRQDIIQARYMIPETKRLMRLLIRRSRVDERVAEYSRLQELRSYLADFVRPNMRYYVFDKDDTGPFYQDVRNMVGKIFKGGGHDPR; the protein is encoded by the coding sequence ATGTCCTGGATGCCCGACATCGTCCGTCGCACGGGCGCGATGGCACTATTCGCTGTGTCCGAAGCCGATTTGCTGCAACTGGCGTCAGGACCGAAGTACATTGGCAAGTGCGAGGTTCTGACGCCCCGCTTGGAGCAATTGCAGCGGGCGCTCAGCAAGAGCGACACACTGAGCGAAGCCAGAAAGCTCGGGTTCGACGTGCCGCAGACATGGCAACCTCGAGCCGGCGAAGATTTCGCCGCGCGGATCGCTGAGCAGAGCTTCCCCGCCATCGCCAAATGGGACAACCCGAATGACATCCTCCCCCTTCTCGAAGAGGCTGGCCTCAAATGGGAGAAGGCAGAGTTCGTCAGCAATGCCGGCCAACTCGACCGCTTGCTTGATCGCTTCCAAACAATAGGCCGCTGGCCCCTGATCCAGTCCTATTGCGATGGCGTGGGGCTTGGCCAAATGCTCTACATGAGGCGTGATCGCGCGACCCTGCGCTTTCAGCATGTGCGCCTTCATGAATGGCCGCCGGAAGGCGGGGTGTCGACGCTCTGCTACAACGAGCCACTCCATCAGCATCAAGCCCAGATGAAATTGTCGGAGCGCCTGCTTCAGGAATTGGAGTGGGAGGGCCCCGCCATGGTCGAGTATCGCTATGACGCGGCACGGAAGCGCTATTGGCTCATGGAAGTAAACGGCCGGTATTGGGGCAGCCTCCCGCTCACTCGCCATTGTGACACGCTCTTCGCCTGGGAAGCCTATCGACGTTCGGTCCTGGGCCAGGTCGTTGACGCGCCGGTGGGCCGGCAAGACATAATTCAGGCACGCTATATGATTCCGGAAACCAAGCGGCTCATGCGCCTGCTCATCAGGCGCTCTCGCGTTGATGAGCGCGTCGCTGAATATAGCCGCCTGCAGGAGCTGCGATCCTACCTCGCGGACTTCGTGCGCCCAAACATGCGCTACTACGTCTTTGACAAGGACGATACCGGCCCATTCTATCAAGATGTCCGCAACATGGTTGGGAAGATTTTCAAGGGGGGCGGCCATGACCCTCGTTGA